In Lactobacillus xylocopicola, the genomic stretch TGTTGAGATTAATTTAGTGGCAGTAACCTCATCTACCTTGTAACCATCCACATTAGGATATTTGTTCATGCTTTTCTCCTTTTTCTTTTAATAACGTTTTCAGTTATAATAATATCATCTCAAAAAACAAATACTTATCAATTATCTTATTACTAATAACTATTTATTATCAGGAGAAGGCAATGAATCTCGACCATCTAGAAATATTTGTTGATTTAGCAGAAACTTTAAATTTTCGTAAAACAGCTTATCACAAAAACCTTTCTCAGCCCGCCATTTCCCAAGCTATTAACTCAGTGGAAAACGAAATTGGCGAGAAATTATTTAAACGATCACGCAGAGGTGTTGAAATTTTACCAAAGGGAAGACTTTTTTATGAAAGTATTAAGCCACTTTTAAACACCTACTACAAATCGATTCAAGAAGTGCAGCAAACCTATGATGAGCATTATGCGTTAACAATCGGCATAACTAACTCGCCTCATGAAGACGAAGTAATTCCGCTAATAATTCCTAAATTTCAAACTATTTATCCAAGTATCAAAATTTTTTTGCAAAATTATGATCATACTCAATTAAAGCGCCAGCTTGTAAACGGCGATTGCGACTTAATCTTAACTACAAAAGATGACATTGCGGATATAAAAGATGTACTTTTTCGGGAACTTTTTACGGGAAAATTTTGTGCAATTGTACCACGTACAAATTCATTATCAGAACAGAAATCACTTTCTATTTCAGATTTTCAAAACCAAAGTATTATTCTTTTAGACAATAACTGGTGCCCGCCAGAACAGCTGCGCTTACAAGAAATAATTCGGAAACAGAATACTTCTAAAAATATTTCATACGTAAACAATGTCAATACTGCCAACATTATGAGCAAATCAGGCCTGGGCAGTACATTTGCACCTGATTTTATTTGCGGCCCCGAAAATAACTTTATTAAGCCTGTCCCACTTAATTACGAAGTAAAACTAAGTTACGGAATTGCCTCTTTAAAAAGTAATAAAAAGGCTAGTATTACTTACTTTACCAACTTTGTTCAAAACGAAAGCACTTTTCAAACTTAAATGTGGTTAAAATTAAACATTATTTTTAGCAACAATAATAAAAAGGACCTTGTCCGCGGAGATAAGGTCCTTTTATTTTGACTTTTCTTATTTCATTTGTTCCTGAACTTCAGCAGCAAAGTCTTCTTGCTTCTTTTCAATGCCTTCGCCCACTTCGTAGCGGTTAAAAGCAACAACTTCGCAGCCCTCTGACTTAGCATATTCAGCTACTGTCATGTCACCATCTTTGACGTATGGTTGATCAACTAGACAGATTTCGCTCAAGTACTTGTTAACCCGGCCTTCAACAATCTTAGGAATAATGTTGGCAGGCTTGCCCTCATTTTCGGTTTCCTTAGTGAAGACAGCTTTGTGGCGGTCAAAGTCAGCCTTTGGTACAGATGCTTTATTCAAGTATTCTGGGTTAATTGCGGCAACGTGCATCGCAATATTCTTAGCCGCTTCTTCATTGTCACCCTTCAAGGTAACAACCGCAACAATTGCACCACCGTTGTGCTTGTATGCCCCGAATACTTCATCATCGTTCTTGGTAATCAAGTCAAATCTTCTCAAAGTGATTTTTTCACCAATAACAGCCGTTAAGCCAGTAATTGAGTCACCAATTGTGGCATCACCCATTGGAGCCTTCAAGGCTGCTTCAACGTTAGCCGGTTTAGCGGCCAAAATAGCCTTGGTTACACCATCAACTAACTTAATAAACTTGTCGTTTGATGAAACAAAGTCGGTTTCTGAGTTGATCTCAACTAAGACTGCAGTGTTACCACTAAAGGCAAACTCAGCCAGCCCTTCAGCGGCAATTCGTCCGCTCTTCTTAGCAGCTTTAGCAATGCCGCTCTCTCTTAAAATATCAATTGCCTGCTCGATGTCCCCATTAGCTTCAACCAAAGCCTTTTTGGAATCCATCATTCCGGCACCAGTACGATCACGTAACTCTTTAACTTGTTTAGCAGTAATATTTGCCATTGCTGTTTCCTTCCCAATAAAAGCTGATAATAGAACTAGTCTTCGTTTGAGCTCTCTTCAGTTGCAGCTGTTTCTGCTGCAGTATCAGCAGTTTCGCTAGCCTTAGTCATTTCCGCTTCAGCACTTGCACTGCTGTCGTCTGCACCTTGCTTACCTTCAATAACAGCATCAGACATTGCACCTGAAATCAGGCGAATTGCACGAATTGCATCATCATTTGAAGGGATAACTACATCAACTGGATCTGGATCAGTGTTGGTGTCAACCATGGCTACAACTGGAATACCTAAGATGTTAGCTTCATGAACGGCAATCTTTTCCTTCTTCGGATCAACTACAAACAAGACGTCTGGGATTCTTGGCATATCCTCGATACCACCTAAGAATCTTTCCAGCTTGTCCATTTCTTTTGTCAGCAGAGAGGCTTCCTTCTTTGGTAATACATCAAAGGTACCGTCTTCTGACATCTTCTTTAAGTCTTTTAATCTTTGTACCCGGCTCTGGATGGTCTTCCAGTTAGTCAAAGTACCGCCAAGCCAGCGTTGGTTAACAAAATATTGACCAGCACGGGTTGCTTCTTCAGCAATTGCGTCTTGCGCTTGTTTCTTCGTACCAACAAAGAGAATAACGCCACCGTCTTGAGCAACGGCTCTAACGAAGTTGTAAGCGTCATCCAGCATTTTGATGGTTTTCTGCAGGTCAATGATGTAAATACCATTTCTCTGCGTGAAAATGTAGGGAGCCATCTTGGGATCCCATCTTCTCGTTTGGTGACCAAAGTGGACACCTGCTTCAAGCAATTGTTTCATCGAAACTTCTGACATAATAATTCCTCCTATGGTTTTAATCCTCTCAAGCGGTCACTTCAACGTTCCACCATTGTGTGGCACCAAAACGCTGATCGCCCTTGATGTTTTTTACGAGTGTGGCTAATAAAGCACACCTTAAAATCATACTAGATTTGACTTTAAGATGCAAGGCTAAAAATCAATTGCATGGCTGTGTAAGAACTTTTCCTTCCACGTTCGCGGATGATGCTTGAACCAATACTCCCGCTTCATTGCCAGTTTTTTATCAGTAAATTCTTCATGATAAATCAGCCGGACTGGCCGGCGTGCCTTGGTGTACTTGGCGCCCTTACCACTATTATGTGCCTTCAGCCGCTTATCTAAATCATCGGTAAAACCACCATAAAAGCTGCCGTCCTGACACAAAAGCACATAAAAATAGTAAGGCTTTTGCTCTTGTCGCTTCGTTTTTTCTTCCGGCACTTCCCGGATAATTTGCTGAATTGGTGGCAAGTAGTTGCCCTCTTGGTCATGCACCACAATGGCGTCTTTCAAAACCAAACCGTCACTCGCAGTATGCTTAACAGCTTCAACAACAATTAGGTTACTGTCTTCGCCGCGGTGCGACACGTAAGGCTGCACTACTTTTACACTAAGATCATGCTTCAGACAAAAATGAGCTATTTCACCCAACCGTTCAGGACGGTGTACCATGAACAGTTTTCCTTTCATTTTTAACAGACTACTAGCGACCATAATTATTTCTTTTAGATTGATCAAAAGTTCATGGCGAGCGATGGCTTTTTGGGGGTCAGGATTAACCTTGTGGTCTTTGGCGACTTTAAAATATGGTGGATTAACCACCACCACGTCATAAGTGTCTTTACGCAAAAAGCTGGTACAGTCTTTGACATTATCTTGAAAAATCTGAATTCGATTTTCCATTTGGTTTAACTCCAGCGACCGCCTCCCTTGAGAAACGGCCTGCGCTTGAATCTCCACTGCGTCATACTTGGCCCGGTTAAAATAGGCCATGTACATCGTAGCCGCGCAGTTGCCCGCACAAAGGTCGGCGACCTTCGACCAATCCCGGATTGACTCCTTTGCGGTTGCCGCCAATAGCAGCGTATCAAGCGAAAAGCTGAAGGAATCTTGATCCTGGATAATTCTCATGTGGTCACTGTACATGTAGTCAATTCGTTCATTTTTTTGCAAATTGTCCATAAAAATTTCATCCTCTCCCCAAGCTCTGCTATAATATTTTACATCAATTGGAGGAATTTATGTTTTATTATTTCATTCGTCCCGTTGCCCGCTTCATTGTTTGGGTACTTAACGGACACTTACACGTCAACCATCAAGACCGGATTCCAAGTGGAAATTACATTCTCGCTGCACCCCACCGCACCTGGTGGGAACCGATTCTCTTTGCTTTGGCTGCCAGTCCCAAGGAATTCATGTTTATGGCCAAGCGAGAATTATTTAAAAATCCCTTCTTACGCTTTATTTTAACTCATGCGCATGCATTTCCGGTCGACCGTGACAATCCCGGTCCCTCAGCGCTCAAAATCCCCATTACCGGACTAAAAAAAGGCAACTATTCTTTAATTATTTTCCCTTCAGGAACGCGGCATTCAACCGAGCTTAAGGGTGGTGCCATTGCCATTGCCAAACTTTCGGGTAAACCGATTGTTCCCGCTGTTTACCAGGGGCCGTTAACTTTCACGGGGCTACTCAAGCGACAACCTCTGGAAATTTGCTTTGGTGATGCCATTCAAGTTGACCGCAAAGTTAAGCTAACCCGCGAAAATGAACAAAGTTTGGACGAACAAATGCAGAATGCTTGGGCCCAACTTGACTACGAGCAAGACCCCGACTTCCACTATCAGCCAAAATAAAAAGATTGAATTTTGATTGAATTCAATCTTTTTTATAGTGTTAAAATAACCATGCAATAGTTGATATGGAGGAAAACAAAATTGTTAGAAAAAACATTCTATAAAAAATTACTGAGTAAATCATTTCCCTTTCCAGTAAAGGTAACATACTGGGATAATAAAAGCGAAATTTATGGAAATGGCCATCCTGAGATTGAAATTACTTTTAATGAAAAGATTCCGACCACGGCTATTCTAAATAACGCATCATTAGCCCTCGGTGAAGCCTATATGGACCAAAAAATCGAAGTCAAAGGAAGCATGCAAAAGTTGATTTGTGGAGCTTATGAAAGTTCAAACAGCTTTTTACGATCAAGTAAATTTCGGAAATTTATGCCACATGACAAGCACACCAAACAACAAAGCGAAAAAGACGTACAAAGTCACTACGACATTGGCAATGACTTTTATGAATTGTGGCTTGACCCTACCCTCACCTATTCTTGCGCGTATTTTGAGGAAGATAATCAAGACGATTTGGAAAGGGCACAGATTGCCAAAATCTATCACATCCTCGACAAGCTGCATCCCCAAAAGGGCAAAACTTTGCTAGATATTGGTTGCGGTTGGGGTACATTAATGTTAACTGCGGCCCAAAAGTACGGTTTAAAGGTTACCGGGGTGACCCTCAGTGAAGAACAGTATAAACTAGTTCAAAAGAAAATTTACGATCAGAATTTACAAGACGTGGCCGAAGTCAAGCTGGAAGACTACCGTGAATTGGGCAACCAAGAATGGGATTACATCACCTCGGTTGGGATGTTTGAGCACGTCGGCCAAGAAAACCTAGATCAGTATTTTGCCGATGTGGCCAAATACCTTAAAGACGACGGAGTTGCACTCATTCATGGCATTACCCGGCAGCAGGGCGGAGCAAGCAACGCTTGGCTTGACAAATATATTTTCCCAGGTGGCTATTTGCCAGGGCTAAGTGAAAACATCAACCACATTGTGGCTAACAACCTGCAAATTGATGACCTGGAAATGCTGCGGCGCCATTACCAACGAACAATTGAAATTTGGGATCGTAACTTCAACCAGCAACGCCCAGTCATCGAAAAGAAGATGGGTGAACGCTTCACCAGAATGTGGGACTTATACCTGCAGGCCTGTGCCGCCTCCTTTGAGTCAGGCAACATTGATGTTGTCCAATACCTGTTAACGAAGGGCCCTTCCGGCAAGAATTTGCCAATGACTCGGGACTATATGGTAGCCCAATAATAGCTCACTTGAAAGCAAAAGAGGATAACTTTAACGTCATCCTCTTTTTTAATTTAAACTATTATTTAAAAATCTTGCCTGGGTTGAGGATAGTATTCGGATCAAACAATCCCTTAACTTGCCGTAACAATTCAGTATAATCATGACCATAAAAGTCTTCATAGTACCCAGCCCGGGCATAGCCGATTCCGTGCTCTCCGGACATGTTACCGTCAAGCGCCTTGGCAGTCTTGTACAATTCAGAAATAACCTTATCGCTAGTCTTAGCATACTCCTCATCATTCATTTCATCGGAACAAAGGTAAATATGCAAGTTGCCGTCGCCGGCGTGGCCAAAGTTTGGAATACGGATATGTAGCTCATTTTCCAGCTCTTCAATCCGGTTTAAGACATCAGGAATGTGGTCGATTGGAACACAGACGTCAATTTCATCCATCTTCGGCGTTGACTGCTGGATTGCCAATAACAACTGTTCCCGGCACTGCCAAATCTTCTTGGCTTCGTCCGATTCTGCATCCAAGACAATTGCGCTTTCCGCCTGGTAATCTTTTACCGCTGCTAGGGCCTGCTTCAATTCAGCTTGCCATTCCTCATCGGTGAAGGAGTCAAAGCCTAGAATGATAAAACCATTACCATTTTTAACTGGGAATTCTTGCCCAGCAAACTTCTCCCACAAGTCAATTACCGTGCGTCCCATGAATTCGACGGTTGTCGGTACTACACCTGAAGCCAAGATAGCTGGAACCGACTTAATTGCATCGTTCAAGCTTGGGTATGGAATGACCGCATTGATGGACTTATGCGGTCTTGGATAGAGCCGCAGAGTAACTTCTGTAATAACTGCCAAAGTACCTTCAGCACCAATTACTAAGTCCTTGAGTGAGTATCCCGACGAAGACTTAACCGCCTTTGAGCCAAACTTGTACAGTTTACCGTTAGTTAAAACGACCTTCAATTCACGAATATGTTCCCTCGTAACGCCGTATTTAATAGCCTTCAAGCCCCCAGCATTAGTGGAAACATTGCCGGCCACCGTGGCCCAGTGCATGGCTGGAGCTGGCATATAAGCAAAAGGCTTGTCTTCGAGGTAAGCATCGAGATCATTCAGTCTCAAGCCGGCTTGCACCGTCATGGTTAGACTATCCGGATCATAACTCAAGACCTTGTTCATCTTGATCATATCCAGTGAAATGCCACCATCAACAGACAGGTTGGCACCCATCAATCCGGTTGAATTGCCTCGTGGTACTAAAGGAATGTGATTATCATTGGCATACTTAACCACGTGCATCACTTCTTCATTGTTTACCGGCTGAATGACTAGGTCAGGCTTAGCTCTAACTGTGCCAAACTGGTCATGGTCCCAGTGGTCGTCGGGCTCAGTAATAAAGCGGTCTGGGTCAGAGACGAACTTACGCAACTTGTCCAAGTCAGTTTGATTAATTTGATGATATTCCATAGAAAAATCTCCCTCTTTATTGTTCAAAAATATTTTAGCTGTTTTTCTAATACAATAAATTTACTCTTTTATGTAAACGTTATCAAGAAATTTTTCAATAAAAAACACGAATTTTTAAAAAATCCGTGTCTTAGCTTATTTTTGACTATTCTGCAAGGTATAAAGGTTGTAATAGTAGCCCTTTTGCGTAAGTAATTGCTCATGCGTACCGCGTTCAACAATCTTGCCCTCATCAAGGACAATAATTTGGTCAGCATCAACAATTGTCGACAGTCGGTGGGCGATTGCCAGTGTGGTTCGGCCCTTACGCAAACTCTTTAGTCCTTGTTGAATCAGCGTTTCCGTTTCGGTATCAACATTTGCCGTTGCTTCATCCAGCACTAAAATCTTAGGGTCAGTTACCAGGGTACGCGCAAATGAAATCAGTTGCCGCTGGCCTTGACTAAATTCACTGCCGCCTTCGCCCACTTTGGCATGATATTTATCGGGCAGGTTGGCAATGAAGCCATCAGCTTGAACGGTCTGTGCGGCAGCTTCAATCTGCTGGTCGCTAATCTGGTCATTATAGAGTCTGATATTTGAATTGATATCCCCATAAAACATGAACGGTTCCTGCAAAACCAGTCCTAATTTTGCCCGCAACTCTTCTTTAGGATACTTTTTAATGTTCACGCCATCGATCAAGACCTCTCCCTGATAGAACTCATAGAAGCGCATCATTACGTTAATAATCGAGCTCTTCCCCGAGCCAGTATGACCAACAATGCCCAGTGTTTCACCCGGATTAACAGTAAAGGAAATGTCATGCAGAATTTCATGCTCGCCATCATAAGAAAAACTGACGTGTTTAAATTCGATCTTACCTTGGGTGATGGTTAGACCCTGCTGGGCCTCTTGCGCTGGCTCGTAATCGGTATTATCCAAAATCCGAAAGATTCGCTTGCCGGCAACAATCCCGTCCTGGAAGAAAGTCATCTGATCCATCATATTAGCAATCGGATTGAAAAACTGCGAGATGTACTGTGAAAAGGCGTAAACCACTCCGGCTGGTACAAAAGTTTTCTGCAAGGGAAAGCCAAAGTACATTAAAGTAAGGGCCAAGGCCAAGGAATACAGGAAGCTAGTCAAGGGTGACAATAAAAGTGAGTTCAAATTGATCATGGCAAAACGCGTCTTCATCAGCGCAGCATTTTCCTGCTCAAAGTTAGCGGTCATCCGCTCCTCTTGCTTAAATTGCTGAATTAAAGCAACCCCTTCAATTGACTCATTTAAATTCGTATTAATTCGACTAAGGCGCTCGCGATAATTGCGATAGAGCTTAGAACTGCGCTTAGAATACTGCCAAATAATTAGTAAAAGTAATGGCAGAAAAGCTAACACAATTAACCCCGCCAAAAAGTTGGTAGTAAACATGGCCACTAAAGCAGAAAAAATCGCGAAAAAGGACATCACCACACTGGACAGCACCGTTAAAAAGTTACTCAGCGTCATCGTATCATTGGTTACTCGCGATACGATTGAGCCGGCTGGCGTCTGGTCAAAGTAGCGCATTCCCAGTGTGTGCAACTTTTGATATAGTTCACCGCGCAAACCTTCCAGCGACTTCTCTGAACCCAAGGCAAAAAAGTACTCATAGGTAAACTGTAAGCCCCCCTTAAGCAAAGAGCCCAAGGCATAGAGCAGACCGGCAAATAAAATCACCTGGCTAGTGACATCAGTCTTAATTAAGTAATTGTCCAAAAAATACTGCAACCCATAAGGTAGCAACACATTAATGACACTAACTAGAAAGGCACCAATACCGGCAATCAGCATTTCTCGTTTAAAGTGCATGACAAAGCGTAGCAGCCGTTTAAAGATACTAAGCTGCTCTTTAACGGGAATTTCTTGCGACCACACCGACTGCATATGTTCATTGTCCATCCTTACTCACCTACCTTTTCTTCTAGTTCCTGACGTTGCCACATGTCCGCATACCAACCTTGCTGAGCCAGCAACTGCTCGTGGGTACCACGTTCGACAATTTGCCCATCTTTTAGCACCAAGATCAGATCCGCCTTCATCACTGAAGTCAACCTATGGGTAGCAATCATAGTCGTCTTGCCGGCCCGCTCTTGCCGCAAGGACTGTAAAATCGCCTGCTCTGTTCTGGCATCAACAGCTGATAAGGCATCATCCAGAATCAAAAGTTGACTCTGCTTGAGTAAGGCACGCGCAATCGACATGCGCTGCTTTTGCCCACCTGAGAGCGAAACACCGTTTTCACCAACCAAAGTGTTATAACCACCCGGCATTTGCAAGATATCATTGTGCAGATCACTCTTCTTTGCGGCGGCCACAACCGCATCCTCAGCTGAATTAACCTTAGAAAAGGCAATGTTCTTTTGAATACTGGTTGAAAACAAGTAGTTATCTTGGGGTACATAAGAAATGGCCCGCAATAAGACGTTAAGAGGAATCTCGCGAATATCGTGTCCATTTAGGGTGATTTGCCCCTCATACTGGTCAAACTCACGAAGCAAGAGCTGAATAATGGTCGTTTTGCCTGCACCTACTTTACCAACTAGGCCAAGTGTCTGGCCCGTTTTAAGTGTGAAGTCCACCCCATGCAAAACCGGTATCTGCGGTTCATCAGGATAGGCAAACGACTTAATATGAAAGCTCAAGTCCCCGTTAATAGCAGCTGCATCAAGTTGCGGATTAGCATGTTGATCCGTAATTGCCGGCTGTTCATCGAGAAGCTTTTCCACACGATCATAGCTGGCACTTCCCCGCTCCAAAATATTAAAGAGATAGCCGATGGCAAACATCGGCCAAACCATGTTGCCGATATAGGCAATAAAGGAAACTAGCTGGCCAATCGACAACACCTGGTTACTGACTAGCAGGCCACCATAAATAATCGTGATGGTATAGGTCAGACCTATCAGTAAGGTCCCCAGTGGATCAAACAGCGAATCCCACTTGAAGACCCGCTTGTTAATATTAATCGTTTCAGCCGTCATCTGTTGAAAAGCGGCGGTATCTTCCTTACCTTGACCAAAGGTCTTCAACACTTTAATTCCTGACACAGATTCTTGAGTTTTGTTGTTTAACCGTGAGAAAGCCGCTTGCGACTGGTCGAAGGCGTCATGCAACTGGTCGCCCAGTTTCCAAGCGCCCCAAGCCAAGAAGGGCAAAGGAATAAGCGCTACAACGGTCAATCGCCAATCGACAAAAACAATCATGGCGACCATCGTTGAAACACTCATAATCAGTGAATCGACTAGCGTTAAAACCCCTTCTCCAGCTACTTCCTGCACCGCCGAAATGTCATTGGTGGCGTGGGCCATGAGGTCACCGGTCCGGTGCCGCTGGTAAAAGGTGCGGTCCATTTCCATAAAGTGAGCAAATAGCTTTGCTCGCAACTGCAACTCTAATTCAGCTGAACCACCCCAAATTTGGCGGCGCCAAAAATAGCGGAAACCATATAGTAGTAATGCCGCCAGGATAATGGCCAGAATTAACATCCCATACTCCTGCCAGCTAATATGTCCCAACTCTAACTGATCGGCCATCAGGCCCAAAATTCGCGGTGGCACCAAGTTAACGATCGAAGTCAGAGCCAAAAAGGTCACACCGACTAAGTACCGCTTACGTTCTTTTTTAAAGAACCAACCCAATTTAAAAAAAATTTTCATTTTTCACCTATCTTACATAAACAAAAAGGCGGAGATAGCTCCGTCTTTCTTTTCAATCTAGCAAGATGCTTATTTTTGATGCTTCATCATGCTCATCACTTGGTTTACCTTCTTGGCTGAAGGTTTCTGTCCCATCTGTGACATCATGGCAACAATCATCTCTTCACTGATTGGCGGATTATCCTTAAAGTACTTCTTCATATACGTTCTAGCACCAAAGAAGCCACCTACTAGGCCCAATACTAACGCTAGCACGATTAAAAAGATCGCTAATCCTAAATTCATAAATATCACCTCATATCCAATAGATATATCTTACCTAAAATCCAGCTAAAATCAAAGAGCAAAGTTAATCTTTTCTTAAACCTTTTTGACGTTGCGCCTGCTTGGCTTTTTCCGATGTGACTTCCTTACCATTTTTGTCAACAATTACCAGATTTTCAACATCTTGCTTAAAGCTGGCCCGAAAATTCTTGATAAATTCCTGATGCAGCTCAGCCCGCTCTTTTTCTTCTGCAGCGGTCAAACCCGTCGACTTCTTCTTATGATATAGCTCGTTGATCCGGTTAATCAGCTTTTTTTCATTATCTTCAGTCATTTTTTCCACCTCTTACCTAAAGCAGTCTACCTTATTTTTACCAAGAAAAAAAGTTCAAAATTCTTAGAACGCTTGTTTGCACTAATCGAAAAAATCTGCTAAACTTAACTTAACCAAAAAATCGTCAACTAAGGGAGCACAATCATGACTATCAGACAAACTAATAAACAACTGGAAATTTTACGTTATATCTATGATACCGTCCAAAAACGGGGCTTTCCGCCAACCGTTCGGGAAATTTGTGAAGGGGTTAACCTCTCTTCCACTTCAACGGTTCATGGCCACCTTTCAAGGCTCGAACGCAAGGGCTTAATCGTTAAAGATGCCACCAAACCACGCGCTTTGGAAATTACTGAGGAGGGTAAACAAGCCCTAGGCATTAAGCCGACCGAAATCCCCATCGTCGGTGTAGTCACTGCGGGGCAACCAATCTTAGCGGTTGAAGATATCGACGACTACTTCCCTCTGCCACCTGATTTTGCCAATGAAGCGGGCGAGCTCTTTATGCTCACGGTTCAGGGCGAGAGTATGATTAATGCCGGTATTTTGAATGGCGACAATGTAATTGTGCGCAAGCAAAATTCA encodes the following:
- a CDS encoding DUF896 domain-containing protein, translating into MTEDNEKKLINRINELYHKKKSTGLTAAEEKERAELHQEFIKNFRASFKQDVENLVIVDKNGKEVTSEKAKQAQRQKGLRKD
- the lexA gene encoding transcriptional repressor LexA, translating into MTIRQTNKQLEILRYIYDTVQKRGFPPTVREICEGVNLSSTSTVHGHLSRLERKGLIVKDATKPRALEITEEGKQALGIKPTEIPIVGVVTAGQPILAVEDIDDYFPLPPDFANEAGELFMLTVQGESMINAGILNGDNVIVRKQNSAINGEIVVAMTDENEATVKRFYKERGHYRLQPENDTMSPIILPSVKILGKVIGLYRNRII
- a CDS encoding ABC transporter ATP-binding protein, whose translation is MKIFFKLGWFFKKERKRYLVGVTFLALTSIVNLVPPRILGLMADQLELGHISWQEYGMLILAIILAALLLYGFRYFWRRQIWGGSAELELQLRAKLFAHFMEMDRTFYQRHRTGDLMAHATNDISAVQEVAGEGVLTLVDSLIMSVSTMVAMIVFVDWRLTVVALIPLPFLAWGAWKLGDQLHDAFDQSQAAFSRLNNKTQESVSGIKVLKTFGQGKEDTAAFQQMTAETININKRVFKWDSLFDPLGTLLIGLTYTITIIYGGLLVSNQVLSIGQLVSFIAYIGNMVWPMFAIGYLFNILERGSASYDRVEKLLDEQPAITDQHANPQLDAAAINGDLSFHIKSFAYPDEPQIPVLHGVDFTLKTGQTLGLVGKVGAGKTTIIQLLLREFDQYEGQITLNGHDIREIPLNVLLRAISYVPQDNYLFSTSIQKNIAFSKVNSAEDAVVAAAKKSDLHNDILQMPGGYNTLVGENGVSLSGGQKQRMSIARALLKQSQLLILDDALSAVDARTEQAILQSLRQERAGKTTMIATHRLTSVMKADLILVLKDGQIVERGTHEQLLAQQGWYADMWQRQELEEKVGE
- a CDS encoding YneF family protein, coding for MNLGLAIFLIVLALVLGLVGGFFGARTYMKKYFKDNPPISEEMIVAMMSQMGQKPSAKKVNQVMSMMKHQK